From one Anopheles bellator chromosome 1, idAnoBellAS_SP24_06.2, whole genome shotgun sequence genomic stretch:
- the LOC131205345 gene encoding neuromedin-U receptor 2-like has protein sequence MRTGFRFIPESRPLQYIPASRFFWATPTVNTSLYNYPLELWGTIPETELIVKLCVFIPIILFGLLGNGILLEVIFCNRTLRTPSHLLIANLVVTDFLTLLVCPIFFMTHDFFQNYLLGPVGCKLEGLMEGGLLVTSVLSMCVISYDRLSAVVLSSGTRLKGRGTAAAIAFCWVAGFSIALPLLLYRHFKVRHWQNVIEMYCHEDRSVLAPYWEFLLVMLVWLPLGIMLIAYTLIIVKLDRYERSALRRQHPMVVRYKSRVAQTLYIVLLGFIVVRVPFTVLVFLFYSIEPFEHFQFSEGFIYVWWFAKVAFIFLNAAINPLVYGLTNKTFKSALRGSKVLQFLCRLPPEQGPDADPTQTALRPICCWCCCHGAAKAGDSPDPEGSSQDEQIIYRSRFPRLSQRFRATWLNSTFRNKLRKKTDSTVEDKDNVM, from the exons ATGCGAACCGGATTCCGATTCATCCCGGAAAGCCGGCCCCTCCAGTACATCCCGGCCTCGCGCTTCTTCTGGGCAACCCCGACG GTCAACACATCGCTCTACAACTACCCGCTGGAGCTGTGGGGCACGATCCCGGAGACGGAGCTGATCGTGAAGCTGTGCGTGTTCATTCCGATCATCCTGTTCGGGCTGCTCGGCAACGGTATTCTGCTCGAGGTTATCTTCTGCAACCGCACGTTGCGCACGCCGAGCCATCTGCTGATCGCGAACCTGGTCGTGACCGACTTCCTGACGCTGCTCGTCTGCCCCATTTTCTTCATGACGCACGATTTCTTTCAAAACTATCTGCTCGGCCCCGTCGGCTGTAAGCTGGAGGGATTGATGGAAG GTGGTCTGCTGGTCACTTCCGTGCTGAGCATGTGCGTTATTAGCTACGATCGCctgtcggcggtggtgctTTCGTCCGGCACGCGTCTGAAGGGCCGcggaacggcggcggccatcgcctTCTGCTGGGTGGCCGGCTTCTCGATCGCCCTGCCCCTGTTGCTGTACCGCCACTTCAAAGTGCGCCACTGGCAGAACGTGATCGAGATGTACTGCCACGAGGATCGCTCCGTTCTCGCGCCGTACTGGGAGTTcctgctggtgatgctggtcTGGTTGCCGCTCGGGATTATGCTGATCGCGTACACGCTGATCATAGTGAAGCTGGACCGCTACGAAAGAAGTGCCCTACGGCGGCAACACCCGATGGTGGTCCGCTACAAGAGCCGGGTGGCCCAGACGCTCTACATCGTTCTGCTGGGCTTCATCGTGGTCCGCGTCCCCTTCACGGTGCTGGTGTTTCTGTTCTACAGCATCGAACCCTTCGAACACTTTCAG TTCAGCGAAGGATTCATCTACGTTTGGTGGTTCGCGAAGGTGGCCTTCATTTTCCTCAACGCCGCCATCAATCCGCTCGTCTACGGGCTGACGAACAAAACGTTCAAGAGCGCACTGCGGGGATCGAAGGTGCTGCAATTCCTGTGCCGGCTGCCACCGGAACAGGGACCGGACGCTGACCCGACCCAGACTGCCCTACGTCCCatctgctgttggtgctgctgtcacGGCGCGGCCAAAGCTGGCGACagtccggatccggaaggaTCGTCGCAGGATGAGCAGATCATCTACCGCTCGCGGTTCCCCCGGCTGAGCCAGCGTTTCCGTGCCACGTGGCTGAACTCTACGTTCCGAAACAAGCtgcgcaaaaaaacggactcGACGGTCGAGGATAAGgataatgtaatgtaa
- the LOC131215330 gene encoding lysine-specific demethylase 4A-like, translating to MAEEERTRIQVFRPTWEEFKNFSKYIEHIESQGAHRAGLAKIIPPPEWIPRKKGYDLEGIDLTIPAPICQVVAGKLGLYQQINIQKNPLTVSQFAELANTERYTTPKHFDFEDLERKYWKNITYVAPIYGADVCGSITDTDCDVWNINRLGTILDYVNADYGISIEGVNTAYLYFGMWKTTFAWHTEDMDLYSINYLHFGAPKTWYAVPPEHGTKLEKLAKSMFPASDKGCSAFLRHKMTLISPQILKQHNIPFDKITQEKNEIMITFPFGYHAGFNHGFNCAESTNFAMPRWVEYGKRASQCYCRSDMVKISMDTFVKRFQPENYDAWMNGTDFGPHPEDPTHVVGPPPRYVEEDEGIESFSEESDLTPMKRACNAVVCIPKLSFKEKNPDLDLNDIQNNPHLSDEIKQSLFITGDEYDSETEEHKPETLTVETTTFKSSSYDPFDDDEDDEDDRGSSSKKGNKNRRRKVSSDYDDDWYETTRSRSKSRRKSGSRRGKQPLDESGGIANDVARKAEMEAKKKERDLAKEVRQQQMLEKKRLREEEQQRKRLVQERLKREAIERNKLHSRPSLLWNQDLSGGSDPLGIFINVRNYEAKPRVHNNHPSAGTGTMPSSSSATAANVINIPRPVPSISANVINIPRPSPSTSSCGSFRSNFYMPPVVKVSSANAHPRCVSSNPNSFTRPTLIPISSGSVRTVYSAPVVRINPTLGANGTSSTYYKPTNHGVVNGTVGGNYSVAHGSKAVPPPLTYLLPPARKPSPELFEKRNFFTEFHNFIEQQNSETVENGPSKKPLDVRIPPVKQVPSSISNEGLSLLRPVLKTYCKPKVPPTASVTQTKQTVPDGSLFPETIARGVSNGVPSSPDRTSVPRLVPLQQTSQLVARLLAPHQTVNEIPVVSQYLISSCQSHGATKSVDTRPQYSSVVRTVAEPSAVEDIRPQYSNVIRSINEQSAVDDTRKQYNGVVQIVDEPSTIFSTILSAFEWPSTIDPTSSS from the exons atggcagaGGAGGAACGCACCAGAATACAGGTTTTCCGGCCTACCTGGGAAGAGTTTAAAAATTTCTCAAAATACATCGAGCACATCGAATCGCAAGGCGCACACCGCGCCGGCCTAGCCAAG ATAATACCGCCACCAGAATGGATCCCGCGGAAAAAAGGTTACGACTTGGAGGGAATTGACTTGACCATCCCGGCACCCATTTGCCAGGTTGTGGCCGGCAAACTGGGGCTCTACCAGCAGATCAACATACAGAAGAACCCGCTCACGGTCTCACAGTTCGCGGAGCTGGCTAACACCGAGCG TTACACCACACCAAAGCACTTTGATTTCGAAGACTTGGAGCGAAAGTACTGGAAAAACATAACCTATGTCGCCCCGATCTATGGTGCAGATGTTTGCGGAAGTATTACGGATACAGATTGTGAT gTTTGGAACATTAATCGGCTGGGAACGATTTTGGACTATGTCAACGCGGATTACGGTATATCGATCGAGGGTGTGAACACGGCGTACCTTTACTTCGGCATGTGGAAAACCACATTCGCCTGGCACACCGAAGACATGGATCTGTACTCGATCAACTACCTGCACTTCGGGGCACCGAAAACGTGGTACGCCGTGCCGCCGGAGCATGGCACGAAGCTGGAAAAGCTGGCCAAAAGTATGTTTCCTGCCAGCGACAAAGGATGTTCGGCCTTTCTGCGCCACAAGATGACCCTCATCAGCCCGCAGATTCTCAAGCAACACAACATTCCATTCGACAAGATTACGCaggagaaaaatgaaatcatgaTCACGTTCCCGTTCGGGTACCATGCCGGGTTCAACCATGGGTTCAACTGTGCCGAGTCGACCAACTTCGCGATGCCACGGTGGGTCGAGTACGGCAAACGGGCCTCGCAGTGCTACTGTCGCTCGGATATGGTGAAAATTTCGATGGACACGTTCGTGAAGCGCTTCCAACCGGAAAACTACGACGCGTGGATGAACGGTACGGACTTTGGGCCACACCCGGAGGACCCTACACACGTGGTGGGCCCCCCGCCGCGGTACGTTGAGGAAGACGAGGGGATCGAGTCGTTCTCGGAAGAAAGCGATCTGACGCCGATGAAGCGGGCATGCAACGCGGTTGTCTGCATTCCGAAGCTGTCGTTCAAAGAGAAAAATCCCGATCTCGATCTGAACGACATCCAGAACAACCCGCACCTGTCGGACGAGATCAAGCAGTCCCTGTTCATAACCGGTGACGAGTACGATTCCGAGACCGAAGAGCACAAACCGGAGACGCTAACGGTGGAGACGACAACGTTTAAAAGCTCTTCGTACGATccattcgacgacgacgaagatgatgaagaCGATCGGGGCAGTTCGTCGAAGAAAGGTAACAAGAACCGAAGGAGGAAAGTGTCGAGCGACTACGATGACGATTGGTACGAGACCACCAGGAGTCGGTCAAAGTCCCGCCGCAAAAGTGGTAGCAGAAGGGGGAAGCAACCGTTGGACGAATCAGGAGGCATTGCGAACGATGTTGCCCGAAAGGCCGAGATGGAAGCCAAAAAGAAGGAACGCGATCTGGCCAAAGAGGTCCGACAACAGCAGATGTTGGAAAAGAAGCGACTGAGGGAAGAGGAGCAACAGCGAAAGCGCCTCGTCCAGGAGCGATTGAAGCGTGAGGCGATCGAGCGGAACAAACTGCATTCGCGGCCGAGTTTACTGTGGAATCAGGACCTCTCCGGGGGTAGTGATCCGTTAGGAATTTTTATCAACGTACGAAATTATGAAGCAAAACCACGGGTACACAATAACCATCCATCAGCCGGTACCGGTACCATGCCATCTTCGTCATCGGCCACCGCGGCCAATGTGATCAACATACCACGACCCGTACCGTCGATTTCGGCCAATGTGATAAACATACCCCGACCATCACCGTCGACTAGTTCCTGTGGAAGTTTCCGTTCCAATTTCTATATGCCACCGGTGGTGAAGGTATCGTCTGCCAACGCTCATCCCCGATGCGTGTCAAGCAACCCCAATTCATTCACACGCCCTACGTTGATCCCAATTAGCAGTGGTTCGGTTAGAACCGTTTACAGTGCACCGGTCGTCCGAATTAATCCCACCCTTGGCGCCAACGGAACCTCTTCTACTTACTACAAACCGACGAATCATGGCGTCGTGAACGGCACCGTTGGTGGAAACTATTCCGTGGCTCACGGGAGCAAAGCAGTGCCACCACCGCTTACCTACCTACTTCCACCGGCACGAAAACCGTCACCGGAACTGTTCGAAAAACGCAATTTCTTTACCGAATTTCATAACTTCATCGAACAACAGAACTCAGAAACCGTTGAGAATGGTCCCAGTAAAAAGCCCTTAGACGTCAGAATTCCGCCAGTAAAGCAAGTGCCGTCATCGATCAGTAATGAGGGTCTATCGTTGCTCCGGCCAGTGCTTAAAACTTACTGTAAACCTAAGGTACCGCCTACGGCCAGCGTCACCCAGACAAAGCAAACGGTGCCCGATGGTTCGCTGTTTCCCGAAACCATTGCCCGTGGCGTGTCAAACGGTGTGCCATCATCTCCGGACCGTACGTCGGTACCACGGTTAGTGCCCTTGCAACAAACATCCCAACTGGTGGCTCGGTTACTGGCACCACACCAAACGGTCAATGAAATCCCCGTAGTATCACAGTATTTGATCAGTTCATGCCAGTCACACGGTGCCACAAAGTCCGTAGATACTCGACCACAGTACAGTAGCGTGGTCCGAACCGTCGCCGAACCGAGTGCCGTGGAAGACATTCGACCCCAGTACAGTAACGTTATCCGAAGCATCAACGAACAGAGCGCGGTGGATGATACTCGAAAACAGTATAATGGCGTTGTCCAAATCGTCGACGAACCAAGTACGATCTTCTCAACGATTTTGAGCGCCTTCGAGTGGCCATCAACGATTGACCCAACTTCCTCTAGCTAA
- the LOC131206724 gene encoding uncharacterized protein LOC131206724, producing the protein MWNFATGLALVGALVGLCHGACDEPCRTPPKHYTELGCRPIVEEGQCCPKRYECPELTDRDGNKCYFNGTVYEAGARLSKEDQEVNSCSPACFCSNVTEPASFKCAHIDCAEFFARPKEECVHQYTRHGCCAENTVCGAGELAKLERCYLDGEQYYEGQRMYPKNDTCRTCFCKAGFDNGTAIADNPHCYEVHCGIELHAGDRLAMGCIPIYFGNDRCCPILWKCPSDSDTVIVDGRSEPEANPEPGMQCRFGKLTLNKGDGVSSDDKCVECKCTIPPLAHCIQREDC; encoded by the exons ATGTGGAACTTCGCTACCGGTCTGGCGCTGGTTGGTGCCCTCGTTGGCCTATGTCACG GAGCGTGCGATGAACCGTGTCGGACACCGCCCAAACACTACACCGAGCTCGGCTGCCGGCCGATCGTGGAAGAAGGTCAGTGTTGCCCGAAAAG GTACGAGTGCCCGGAGCTGACCGATCGTGACGGCAACAAGTGCTACTTCAACGGCACCGTGTACGAGGCCGGCGCCCGGCTGTCGAAGGAGGACCAGGAAGTGAACTCGTGTTCCCCGGCTTGCTTCTGCTCTAA TGTGACCGAGCCGGCCTCGTTCAAGTGTGCCCACATCGACTGTGCGGAGTTTTTTGCACGCCCGAAGGAGGAGTGCGTCCACCAGTACACGCGCCACGGATGCTGCGCCGAGAACACGGTGTGCGGGGCTGGCGAGCTGGCGAAGCTGGAGCGGTGCTATCTGGACGGGGAGCAGTACTACGAGGGCCAGCGGATGTACCCGAAGAACGACACGTGCCGCACGTGCTTCTGCAAGGCGGGTTTCGACAACGGCACGGCGATCGCCGACAATCCGCACTGCTACGAGGTCCACTGCGGCATCGAGCTGCACGCGGGCGATCGCCTGGCGATGGGCTGCATACCGATCTACTTCGGCAACGATCGCTGCTGTCCGATCTTGTGGAAGTGCC CCAGCGATAGTGACACGGTCATAGTGGACGGGCGTTCCGAACCGGAGGCTAACCCGGAGCCGGGCATGCAGTGCCGATTCGGCAAACTGACGCTCAACAAGGGCGACGGTGTGTCCAGTGACGATAAGTGCGTGGAGTGCAAGTGCACCATTCCCCCGCTGGCCCACTGCATACAGCGGGAGGACTGCTAG
- the LOC131206725 gene encoding uncharacterized protein LOC131206725, giving the protein MRWLLLVAFCCGLWAVGAHGCGAPLAHYKTMGCTPVGNPSANGCPERYECPSLSAHDNAKCYFNGKTYSISESVPNEETAQFCSVLCYCRAAEPFAKFRCVHVDCPEFFHRFDHENCLRQYTKRKCCAAGSVCGAERDKLATCELESEIYREGQRIHFKDNKCRSCICTKGFNASATDSDPSCYDTICGFELFEEKHVYGGGAPVYKADRCCPWEWRLPRETDTIVKGSEPTAASLGQCKYGKLTLNVGDSLDIPQPTAEGQQMSCTCSIPPLVHCVLK; this is encoded by the exons ATGCGCTGGTTGCTTCTTGTGGCATTCTGCTGTGGCCTGTGGG CCGTAGGAGCCCACGGTTGTGGTGCGCCGCTGGCCCACTACAAGACTATGGGCTGCACACCGGTCGGTAACCCGAGCGCCAACGGGTGCCCGGAGCGTTACGAGTGTCCCTCGTTGAGCGCACACGATAATGCAAAGTGTTACTTCAACGGCAAGACGTACAGCATCAGCGAGTCGGTGCCGAACGAAGAGACGGCCCAGTTTTGTTCCGTCCTATGCTACTGCCGGGC TGCCGAACCGTTCGCCAAGTTTCGCTGCGTTCACGTCGATTGTCCGGAGTTTTTCCACCGATTCGATCACGAAAATTGCCTGCGGCAGTACACGAAGAGGAAGTGCTGCGCGGCGGGCTCCGTGTGTGGTGCCGAGCGCGACAAGCTGGCCACGTGCGAGCTGGAGAGCGAGATCTACCGGGAGGGGCAGCGCATTCACTTCAAGGACAACAAGTGCCGCAGTTGCATCTGCACGAAGGGCTTCAACGCGAGCGCCACCGACAGCGATCCGAGCTGTTACGACACGATCTGCGGGTTCGAGTTGTTCGAGGAGAAACACGTGTATGGTGGCGGCGCACCCGTGTACAAGGCCGATCGGTGCTGCCCGTGGGAATGGCGTCTGC CTCGAGAGACGGACACCATCGTGAAGGGCAGCGAACCGACCGCAGCTTCGCTGGGGCAGTGTAAGTACGGGAAGCTAACACTCAACGTTGGCGACTCGCTGGACATCCCGCAGCCTACGGCAGAGGGTCAGCAAATGAGTTGCACGTGTTCGATCCCCCCCTTGGTGCATTGTGTGCTAAAGTAA
- the LOC131206723 gene encoding uncharacterized protein LOC131206723, with translation MLHRVLLLSIAAIGGVPAIFGGCPEPVKHYTTIGCVASVHQTAQGCPRWFDCSELAQRTSDKCYLYGKSYQLNDHVPDEKIKPTCSALCTCQKNARGVAEFHCGHIDCPEFLAPLALNRAGCVRQYRGNECCSSRQVCGEKKFHLARCTLDGNRYYEGERMSLAQDPCLTCICGANFNETQNPLSQTKCYTNDCPFELTSPSVLMSGAAPVYYGRGCCPWEWRMPKPDDRLQANDGGDNELRSASIYRCRYGNLTLHAGESLVPDVTSHGTYECRCSIPPMVHCILKPA, from the exons ATGCTGCACCGAGTGCTTCTACTATCTATCGCCGCTATCGGCGGAG TCCCCGCAATCTTCGGTGGATGTCCCGAGCCTGTGAAACACTACACAACGATTGGATGTGTGGCCAGTGTGCACCAAACGGCCCAAGGATGCCCTCGTTG GTTCGATTGCTCGGAACTGGCGCAGCGCACCAGCGATAAGTGTTATCTGTACGGCAAAAGCTACCAACTGAACGATCACGTACCGGACGAGAAGATCAAGCCAACCTGTTCGGCGCTCTGCACTTGTCAGAA GAATGCCCGGGGCGTGGCAGAGTTTCACTGCGGTCACATCGACTGCCCGGAGTTCCTGGCACCACTGGCACTGAACCGCGCCGGGTGTGTACGGCAGTACCGCGGGAACGAGTGCTGCTCGTCACGGCAGGTTTGCGGTGAAAAAAAGTTCCACCTGGCCCGGTGCACGCTGGACGGCAATCGGTACTACGAAGGCGAACGGATGAGCTTGGCACAGGATCCGTGCCTCACCTGTATCTGTGGAGCCAACTTCAACGAGACGCAGAATCCACTTTCGCAGACGAAATGCTACACGAACGATTGCCCGTTCGAGCTGACGTCCCCGTCGGTGCTGATGAGTGGGGCCGCACCGGTGTACTACGGCCGCGGCTGCTGTCCATGGGAGTGGCGAATGC CCAAACCGGATGACCGTTTGCAGGcaaacgatggcggcgacaATGAACTACGATCAGCATCGATCTATAGATGTAGGTACGGTAATTTGACTTTGCACGCCGGAGAGTCCCTGGTGCCCGATGTGACCTCTCACGGTACCTACGAATGCCGCTGTTCCATTCCTCCGATGGTGCACTGCATTTTGAAGCCAGCGTGA
- the LOC131216627 gene encoding uncharacterized protein LOC131216627, translating into MQSNVENSVSDSSVRIDPNVMRPAKPTTETETDSEQDAIITNNHHYNRPVQQYPAAVCNAFQVSRFRRKLCIYTQQMRMQPYYVPHRTRTKSENSDLPLSAGGTDTAPDVGPPSLPNSTLMETGEPPTMDIPMNSAGVASAALLSVARSRFPVVMLKKYRSLEDVRVDNSLEGSQPSHEMEFVSSRIQQLKVQE; encoded by the exons ATGCAG TCGAATGTGGAAAATTCGGTTTCAGATTCCTCCGTTCGGATCGATCCCAATGTGATGCGCCCCGCGAAGCCAACGACGGAGACGGAAACGGACAGTGAACAGGATGCGATAATAACAAACAATCACCATTACAACCGGCCCGTGCAGCAGTACCCAGCAGCAGTGTGCAATGCGTTTCAG GTATCCCGCTTTCGACGAAAGCTTTGCATTTACACGCAACAAATGAGAATGCAACCGTACTATGTGCCCCACCGGACCCgcacgaaaagtgaaaactcgGATCTACCGCTATCGGCTGGCGGCACCGATACGGCACCGGACGTTGGGCCGCCCAGTTTGCCCAACTCCACGTTGATGGAAACCGGAGAACCGCCCACCATGGACATTCCCATGAACAGCGCTGGAGTGGCCAGTGCGGCGCTGCTGAGCGTAGCTCGCAGTAGGTTCCCGGTCGTGATGCTCAAAAAGTACCGCTCGCTCGAGGACGTCCGGGTGGACAACTCGCTCGAAGGCTCGCAGCCATCGCACGAAATGGAATTCGTGTCTAGTCGCATCCAGCAGCTGAAGGTTCAGGAATAG